The following proteins come from a genomic window of Phnomibacter ginsenosidimutans:
- a CDS encoding RES family NAD+ phosphorylase, whose amino-acid sequence MMLVHRIGHVAFIDDTEGIGAKKFGGRWNPVGIACLYCSEHLSLAVLEKFVHAQGRNDMLQLATRSFAIPAAAQLYKVDTARLTKGWENDFAYTQWLGQQILEDTAYAGFIVPSVIVPGEHNVVLNPLSPLFKKVESQPSALFAMDSRLLAHV is encoded by the coding sequence ATGATGCTTGTTCACCGTATTGGTCACGTTGCTTTTATTGATGATACCGAAGGTATTGGTGCCAAAAAATTTGGGGGCCGCTGGAATCCTGTCGGGATAGCCTGTTTGTATTGTAGCGAACATTTGTCGCTGGCGGTACTGGAAAAATTTGTGCATGCACAGGGCCGCAACGACATGCTGCAATTGGCCACCAGAAGCTTTGCTATTCCTGCTGCTGCTCAATTGTACAAAGTGGATACGGCCCGTTTGACCAAGGGTTGGGAAAATGATTTTGCTTACACACAATGGCTGGGCCAGCAAATACTGGAAGACACTGCCTATGCAGGGTTCATTGTACCATCGGTGATAGTGCCGGGCGAACACAATGTGGTACTCAATCCGCTATCACCGCTTTTTAAGAAAGTGGAATCTCAGCCATCGGCATTGTTTGCCATGGATAGCCGATTGCTGGCACATGTGTAA